The sequence TCTGTCATACTGTGTATCTATTCTTAAACGAACGCCCTTACCTTCCTTTTAGCCCGGAGCTGTCCGTGGTAGTTATCTGATGAGTCTCCGGGAATCTCACCTCCCCACAGGGTCACCCCCACGATGGTGTAAGTGATGCCCATAACCACCAAAGGCAACACATAGACCAGGATTGTAACTATGATATGATACCTAAGAGGAACGTAGAATAATGGTAAAGGATTAGGCTGTAAAATGATTTTGGTCATTTCACGAAACTTTGTGAAATTTCACATAAGGCTTCTCCTTATGGAGTGACTGGTTAAAATGAACTGCATATTCCATCAATAAAAACTATACCACAAGAGGAAATGACCAAACACATTAAAGTTTTGTAAAGAGAATGATATATTTCTTACATGAAGGAGTCATCTGCCATGCGGGGCCAGGCCACGTAGCAGATGGTCCTGCGGAGAAGAGCTTGGGTGGTGGAGAAGTAGCAGAGAGGAAAAGCTAGAACCACAGCCAAGCTCCAGATACAGACAATAATCCCCATTGTGGCCTTTGCTGATAGACGAGGCTTCAGAGGGTGGATAATCGCCATGTATCTACAGGAAAGAAATTGGCAGatttaaaaatacttttatGGTGACAGCACTAACAGAATTTTTAATTACTATCCGATTAATTAATTCAGTTAACTGATTTAATCTTTGCCTTTATAAATTACACTCACAGATTAAACAAGGAGACTGATGAGTCCTAAAGTTTAAGGCTTAAATCTGAGTGCAGTTTGGGCACTGCAGTGAACAAGATTTTTGTGCTGCATGGTAAATCATTTCTTTTAaagaatttttttcaagcttctAAATGTGACTGTAGAAATTCTCCAACCTGAGACTAGCCTACATCAGAGGATGTTTCACATGATTGAACTGACGATTCACAGATATTTTCTGCATTAAAATTCCACATAATTTTCAGCGAGGCTGCCTGCAGAAATCCACTTAGATAGTtgacttgtgattttcatggaaATTGATGGAGGATTCGTTTTAGAACCCCGTGAATGAAATTCTGTCTGAAGCACACAGTGAAACACTGCAAACTGGTGGGAGATTACTTGTCACATAAACCCAATTCGAAAGGCTACATGATTTTAAATGGCTGATTACAGAGGCTCTAAGTTGCTAATTCATTCTTGCTGATGTGGTAGAGAATGGATTTTGTCCTGTCATctcaggtgctgtttacacataccaagtatttaaaacattacaacaatattactgggcatgtattgttgtaatgttttaaatacttgaacgcagtttttctagagaaaataattgttttgtatatgggattatcgtccatcgactcttttgggctttcacatgcgcgagcctacaaccagccggtgcgttacatgctgtttataaagttgttttgtaacgtccccatgccagtaatgtaagaaccatgcatttggttttgatggtaaggcttgtgattttattgtcggatggtttataaagtggtgtgacgtttctgctgtgtgcaagttgttgttttacgtggaagggttagcagttgccccttagccaccacgtattagcctcgcatgacacgctgtgcgaacagcgcgatctccacacagagagcgcagatttgcacctctctgtgtcctactatcagtatttgacaacctctagcaatggaaacgcgcttcaaatgccccggagttcccctttaagccacCCCCACTTCCCAGTGACACAAATAATACACTTCATTAACAGTTAACGAAACTAATGATCCTGTCCAGTCTCATGGAAAAATGTGAAATGCTTGCACAGCAGAAAAATATTTGTGTTGATAAAAAACAATTTGTGTCATCCAGCAGGACTTGTAAAGTAAAGTATGTTAATAGGGCATCTGTTTTTTGTTAGCAGGTTTTGTGTGTTCAGCCCTGGAGGCGGAACTCTGCATCCACTAATCCAGGAATCTGATATGTTGTAACAGGGCCAATTTTAATGCAAGCCATGATGTTTTCTGTAATCTGAAATCATCTTATGTTAAAACCCTTATCGCATCAGTTATACCTTATTGCCAGATAGAAGTAGCTCAGCCCCACATTGTATGTGCTTATACATGCTGACTTGATCTATATAGGCACACAGTGAAGTGAGCCCATTTTGCAGATCGACTCCCAGATCCTGTGTACTTTCACAGGACACCAATACGCAATAAAGGCACATCAGTCTGGGCTTGAAAGGTATGTGTGAAAAGGTCAATTGCCTTAACAGCCACACAGTGACCACAGCGCTCTTAGTTTGGACGATAGTGGAAGGTTTCTGATTGGGAGCAGTTTATTTGGGCATctaaaaaagactaaaaaataaaaaaaacatatttctgtCAGAGAGAATGCTACATTGTTGACTAATAGACTGTGTCATTTTTTAATCAGTTGGGTCCATTTAAGGCAGTCCATGTTGCAACACAGCCATTCTGGAGTAACGGAAAATGCACTGACAAATAGCTGTAGTGTAAAAATCCATAATACAGCATTTGCTCATACAACTCTCTCTTTTAATTACTAAGACAATTTCTACAAACCCTGGACACAAATCCACCATAAGACTATTGTTAGGAGTAACTGACAAACAATCATGATACAAAGAGCAAAGCTTGTAAAAATCTGGGGAGTTAAAAAAGGGCTCACAATAACTTAAAAGCATCTGAAAACCCTTCTCACATAAGTGTTCATGAACCAGCCAACAGGAAAACACTGCGGCTCATATGGCAGGGCTGCAAGGTGAGGGGAACAGCGTCGAAAAAGGAAGTTGATCCTTGTATGAAGATTCATGAAAATcccagaataaagccagaaggtacttggaaaaatgttttttgaagATATTGAACCGCAACTAAACTTCTTGGTTCAAATGAGGCGCATCATGTttgttaaaagacaaaaaagaaggaaataaagacaGTGGCGGTGTTATGATGGTTTGATGGAGTCATGCTCAAGGTGAACCAGGATGGATTGCAGTTAATAAAGGAATACAATTCTTTGAATTCATGGGTTTGAATTCCGAATTACACCCGTGAATTCTCGAGAGAAATTCACATAAAGACATCTGTCTGTGAACTGAAACGCATGAGTAAGTAGGTCATGCAGCAAGACCACGAGACTATGCACATAAGTTGTTCTACCAAAGAATGGTTAAAGAAGAATAAAGCTGATGTTTTGAAACGACCAAGTCAAAGTCCTGACCTTAATCCGAGAGAAACTTTTTGTTAGGAACTGAAGCGAACATTTCTTGTGAGTTGAAGCTGTTCTTTGCGGATGATATGCCCCACTGGTAATCCATTAGCAGAAGATTTAATTGTTACCACTTAAGAGGTTCACAACAAATACTGATAGAAAAAAGGCCACATttctcatttggtgaattctCTTAATCTACTTTTAAGAGTCACGATTCAGATCAAGTTTCTCAAGACATATAGACCCAAAGTAAATTTAGACCAATGGCAGCAGTGTGGGCCTTAGAGGGTTAAAGGAGAACTTTCATGCACTTCTGCTGTATTTGTCTTTCATAGagctttttttattcttatcatTATTATTCAAAGGTGGCAAAGTTgatgatgaaaaaaagaaaaaaacttttgtttggttGTTTTAAGGCCAGGAGCACAAAAACAAAATTCCATTATTTTTGTGCATTTAATGGTGGGTATCATCAACTATGGTGTTATGGCGTTACCTTTCACACAGAGACCTGTGTTTTTTTCCAGTACAGTGCCTAGAGAAACACATTTGGCAGCTGAGAGTCAGCAGGAAGGACCAATTCACAGATGATCATGAACTGTGGCCCCTGCCATTTCAAGACATCAGCGCGGAGACAGAACTATACCGGGGTTACGAAAAGCATGATCGGAGGTTACATCTACAGCACATCATGCAGGTCATGCCAATGTTCTCGTTCTCAGTAAACAATTGACAAAATTGAAGGGAGACTGCAGGCCAGAAACACAAAGTTGCCGTAGAGAAGCCTAAATAAGCATGGctcaaaaaaatgcagtgtCCCATTTGGGTGTCAAGGTGAAGCACTGCAGGAAGAAAACACCTTCCGCAGGAGAACGACACACCCTGACTGACGTACTACACTAGCTGCAGACACACAGTGCTCTTCGCTTCATAcacctttttgttttcttatatTCGATCTAGTGGCTGCCTCCCTCGTAACTTTAATCCCTGTTAAGATATTAATGGTTCACTGATCAAAGCCGAGCTGATAGCGTTTGCATCTCCAACTAACTGGAAACCAGGAGCAGGCAAAGAGAAGCAGATAAAGGgaccaaaagagaaaaagaatgaGTGAAATGAAAGAGCAAATAGGATGAGTGCATGTGACAGAAAGCAGCAGAGTTAGAGTGAGAAAAACATGGAGGAAGGGGCGATCTTTTCAAAGGTGTTGgcagacagacacacagtcATTCACGGCAGCACAGACTTTGCAAACAGCTTCAGTCTGCTGGCAGTGACATGTAATGATAAATCTGTGCAACAGGCTCAATGTGATGGCAGTTCAAATTGGTTCAAACCAATGTGTATTCCATATGAGGGCACACTTTGGTACATCAAATGTCTTTAATCACACAAGCTTTGCCAAAACAGAGTGTAGTTTTTCATCAGCCAATATATAAAAGAGTCATAGTCGATTCAGACAGTAGCCATGAGCTTATTTTTcttaaacttttcatttttaaactCTGTTGGTGGAGGCCTCCATAACCAGGTTTATTAATCATGAAAACAATGTCCAAATAATTATTAGCAGTTAAGATGAAAATGTTTGAGTGGCAAGGATACTTCAACAATGGGAAAAGCTAAAATCATTGATGCTCTGTGCACGAGCCCCTTGTATTTCACATTTCCTTTGAAGATAGCCTGCACTGTAATGGAAAAGATCACTTTCAAGTGCTGCACGGTGAGATAAAGCAGAAACCTCCCTAAGCGTAGTGTGTGCGTTTTTAACTGAACTTACAcagaatgctttttttttctcgtaACTGATGTGCCAATAGAAAAAGTTACTCCTATAATTAACCCATAATTAACTGATGGGGAGTTGGGGTGAGATGGGGAGGATTTGTTTATTCTTGTAGTATGTTTTAAACCCACCTGTCCACAGCTATTGCAGTCATTGAGTAGATGCTTGCAAATATAGATGTGACCGGAAAGAAGTTGTGGAATTTGCAGTAGGCTTCCCCAAAGTACCACTCCCCGTGGGCAGCGTAGATAAAGTTGATCAAAGTGTTGAACGCGGCCATGGACGCGTCCGAAAAcgccaaattaaacaaaaagtaGTTCGTCACTGTCCGCATTCGCTTGTGGGCAAGAATGATCCATATGACAATGAGGTTTCCAAACACTGCCACCGCCAGCACGGAGCTGTAGGCGACCGACCAGAGAGCGATGCGCCACGGCGGCTGCACAAATTGGTTGGTGTAGTTCGAGGTTACGTTGGATCCGTTGTGTGGAGCTGCCATCGTCTTCTCCTTTTCTTCACCTGAATGCAGTAAAGGTGTCTGTTGTTTCGCAGTTTGATCTACCTGCAGAGGCGCAAAGCTGGAGAGGCAGGAGAATATATGCGTACATGTGCCATAGCGCGCAAGCCCCTAAAATGTCTTCATCCTCTTCCTCCACAAACCCTATCTACAACCTTTTCAAGAGGAAATCAAACAAAACGCAGCGAAACTGTCCACGAACCAAGTACCGTCCGTTGCCTGTTGAATGTGGGTGTGAATGCACAGCCGCCTCCAGCATCAGCAGCAACAGGCAGGGTGACGCGCAAGTCCTACCAACAGTGAGAGAGATTGATTCATACTTGGCGgctgctgtttttttaaacttcattAATAGCAAATGGTCCGCTCTGTCTCTCATATAATCAGTCAGCGCATATTGTGTAAGTTTATCTTCCTTAGCCCGTCAGGTATTCTTTTGGCAGCAGCATTTCAAGGGAACCACAAACAGGATATTGAAATATTGCAATATTTCACACCTCTCCCAACCAGCGGACTCCCATACTGTACAGTTCAGTGCCACATCATTGTGTCGAGTTTTTAGTGGCTATCAGATTGTGAAGGACTTGTTGTCCTTGATTACTGTCCTAAATCAGGCTCATGGTGCACCAGAGGGAATGGAGACGTATGGTGCTGCATCAACCTGCTGGTGGAATAGATATGACTCTCCTTTTCTGTCACACCAACACTCACAACTTGCAGACTGAAGTCCCCTCTGGACACTCAACTGTTCACATTATATAAACCTCCTTCATTTGCTTTCATAGCTGTAAGTGCTTTTACCTCATGACTTACAAACATTTCCACCCAAGCTGATCAAATCCAATCAGTCCAGTAAAGCTTTTCAACACATAGCCATGTCTCTCTCACTGTATACAGTGGCAGCTGCCCAGAGTCATTTTGTTCTTTGAAGCAACATATTCACAGTTACAACTCCACACAGAGGTTTCCTTTAACAAGCCACACAATCTATtccaaactacattttctaGCTCAGTTTTTGGCAAGCTgtctaaaatgaaaaagaattggTTTTTGAACATGAAACCAGCAGAATTTGCAATGCTACATTTAAGCCGCCCCGCCAAGAGACGTTTCCTTTGTCCTGCAAAAGAACTGCAGTTGATGTAGCAATGACTCGCGGCATCTCTGCAGTGCAATCTACAGAGAAAGCACACCCTCTTTGGATTATGAGGTTTTAAGTTTCAGGACTTATTAAGAAAATCTTCTAGTCGTAATTGGTCGTATTGTGAggaaaatacaacctcagatgaacaacaacgcATGACAAATTACACTGTGCCCATATTTAATAAACAAAAACGTAACACAAATGGCAGCGGGTGAAAAGCTAAGTGCAGCCCATGATTAATTGTCCTGTAGAACCACTTTCAGCAacaataacttgaagtaattGTTTTCGGTATGACGCTATCCGTTTCCTACGTCTTTGTGGAGAAATTTGGGCCCACGCTAGCATTGCTTCAATTCACTTAAAAGAGCAAAcatttgtttatgcacagctctcttaaggtcccctCAATCTGTTTCAGGTCTAGACTTTGATGAGTGTTGTTTGCTGTGGGGTTTGCTCCTGTGtgtgggatcattgtcctgttgcatgactCAGTTTTAGCCAAGCTTTACCTGAGGACAGATGCATTTACATTTAACTAAATAAAACTTTGGTATTCAGTGGAGTTTATAGTTGACTCAGTGCAAGTGTTGTGGCTGCAAAATAAGCCCAAAATCATAACACCTTCACCACTGTATTTGACAGTCACTATTAGGTGTTTGCTAATATTCTAAGTTTGATTTTCACCAGATTTGGAGTATCTGACCATAGGATGATCTTGAATTTTATCCATTTGTGAATCATTTTTCTCAGTGTAGAAAGATGAACCCCAAATTGTTTGGAAACTACTTTATAACTCTTCCCAGATTAATGGgaagcaacaattgcttctctaaaatcattgctgatgtcCTTCCTTCTTGGCATTATGTTAGCACACACCTGGCTCCCGGTTCAGTTTCGCATTCAGTACAAAGTTCTCCTGGTAACATTCAAGGCTCTTCACAACCTCGCTCCCTCATATCTGTCAGACCTCCTCCATGTTCCCACCCCCTCCCGCTCTCTCAGATCCTCCTCTGCCATACACCTGTCTGTCCCCTCCGCCCGTCTCACCACCATGGGGAGCAGAGCATTTAGCCGCTCTGCCCCTCGcctctggaactctctaccaCCCCTACTTAGAAACACTGACTCACTCCCCCATTTCAAATCACAACTAAAAACCCATCTGTTCAAAATTGCTTATTCTGTTTGATATCAACTTCCTTGTCCCAGCCTTTGTTTGTAACAATCCATATTCCATCTATTTGTGATATtgttatgttttttgtttttttttactacttgTGATATTGATGTGTTTTTATCTACTTTATGTACGGTGACCTTTAGTGTCCAGAAAGGCGccttctaaattaaatttattattattattattattattataatgctCCAgtccagcaaactgccaaaaagGTTTGCTTTTATAGGGGTGCTTTAATCAATTGATTAATTAATCGATGGCATTTGATTAACAACAATTATCCCTCTTGAAGGGATTtaatttttcacacactgcttctgcatttttgcTGAGTTTTTGCAAcaaaaataatgacacagtggaATATGTCATTCACTGTTTTCAAACTgtttaaattatgcttttaaatgtattttacagCGAGTAACTGCTTTTGAAATTAGATTATTAAGTAATCAAAATATTTGATGTTGTAGCAATTAATACAAGGGGTTTTTAGATGTTAGACCCAGCCAATATAAATCAAATTAGTATTTTGTTTTACTTAGCAACACTGCAACACAGCATTAATACAGATTAAAAGTCACACCAGGCACTTGCAATTTTTTAAGTTTTGTCTCTTGGGCTATGTAAATACTGACAAAATGTAAATGATAAAGCAGTTAGGGTCATATGAATATAAAGCATACATATTCAACAAATTCATTTATTCTCATGGCAATGTACAACTGGGAGTATGCTTGGTGACAGACCCAGAACATGTTGGTggggctatatatatatagcttcAGACCTGGGAACGCCACAGGATCCCCCATAAGCAGCTGCAGAAGTTTGCTAGAGGCTTTCTCTCTTTGACCTGTTGCCCTCATGACCCAACCTCATAAGTAGAAGATAATGAcaggtggctgcatggatggaTCATGTGATGTTGATATGTGTCAGCATATATTATCTGACAGGTCCTCTTTATGCTATTTCTGTGAAATGGTAAATGTAATGAATAATGTAAAAAACCTCATTGGCAATTGTAGGAGCCAAAATTCAGAGGGACTGGTCCGGTCAGTGAAGCTCAAGACGAAAACTGGCGTTTGAGAGAGGCCAATTACTAAATTGTGCCTGCTTTTGGAAGATGGGACCTAGTGACCAAATTAGAAAATGTAATGTATGTCTTTCCttattatttctatttattggctccttatatattaaaaaaatgaataattgtTTTATGTTAAGCCTAAAACATTTAGGGGCCGGAATTGTAGGAGCCAAAATGCACATTTGAGTTTTTTCTTACGTCTCCCTTTTTTGTGTTGTGCAAGCCCATTCCTGTCTCCCTCTTGTGGCCAAAGGGGCCATCCACCTTTCCTATAGCAACAGGTGATGTTACCTGAGAAGGCGTGGCCGGAGCAGGAAGTGATGGTGTTTGACCTAACTACCAAGCAAAACCCAAGCAAAAGAATCCTTAGT is a genomic window of Odontesthes bonariensis isolate fOdoBon6 chromosome 4, fOdoBon6.hap1, whole genome shotgun sequence containing:
- the tacr3a gene encoding tachykinin receptor 3a; this translates as MAAPHNGSNVTSNYTNQFVQPPWRIALWSVAYSSVLAVAVFGNLIVIWIILAHKRMRTVTNYFLFNLAFSDASMAAFNTLINFIYAAHGEWYFGEAYCKFHNFFPVTSIFASIYSMTAIAVDRYMAIIHPLKPRLSAKATMGIIVCIWSLAVVLAFPLCYFSTTQALLRRTICYVAWPRMADDSFMYHIIVTILVYVLPLVVMGITYTIVGVTLWGGEIPGDSSDNYHGQLRAKRKVVKMMIIVVVTFALCWLPYHVYFIATGLNKRLLKWKYIQQVYLSVMWLAMSSTMYNPIIYCCLNSRFRAGFKRAFRWCPFITISSYDELELRSTRLHPTRQSSMYTLTRMDTTMVVVYDPAEGNGAGRKHSLSGRKRSYITSRQTEITGSNNSDAKIQNGVAPTAQPEEFS